From one Perca fluviatilis chromosome 10, GENO_Pfluv_1.0, whole genome shotgun sequence genomic stretch:
- the si:ch211-168f7.5 gene encoding uncharacterized protein si:ch211-168f7.5, which translates to MAGRRGCVNSLWSGTERVRIGERLNATLAGVLELELLRCKHLEMVDTALEHRASTTANAEEPRAEEGSATPESAASEAKHGSATSRRQQVPSLSDIVVLPCQSSSEDCGSNSGDGTVHFSSGRGSNSRWSTLSWDAPSDLLSPPTPDPSGTVHLDCDSRPSSGFYSVSGSSLSDSCYSVSSDAAQGVSVPPARPLKLWEQVPLSSDNTDILWSEGAVEQQQPALQSSQEDAEPTEGTPASVQSDIEAASLSFLSDLCSGLSDSLISSLIPLFDPTSSLHPNPQLDPRYCTDLVSRRTKEVYPYPSPLHAVALQSPLFTSQSQEKSASPSPEGPQLDEPQESNADPTLPHQPQQPPGQASFTQLEQYISRLARQYYSRVTSSTSDFTSAATPGQVRHRGLGTPGKSHGSTQSLSAFESRSTPSTLPGGSITPCKSLLGNSARISLSTSGKKATRNSINLGNLPSATGEDLNINLHLNLNLNLTPGLNSSRGLVDNPKNGSCGALRSDISSTSTASATSLSSTTPTPAVRARPRISTCPSSLSHRSSLEVTSGSGPTSGFGSSVFCRSVDWSSGAPPETGPSVFGSNSGSAPGSQRSSLIQESSSSPKLSEDSPMVGEISRLSGLSRAVVVGLMEQGVELDIDCFQTDPAGEVRGHSKTHLKAQTDHLHDYTRLTDLNPQRPIQLSLSVTHSPQSQSSLTPPLSHSSSPIHPYQSIHIPSSHYSSQCHYQQIPSPSDLPSSTASSPASHPTTRGRSPPRPLQPSPLGATPLSVFRRDAPFQCSLPRTNTRSSPLEHGGIQPRGGSLRQSGGSGGCKRVEGEGLYRGKHASHKLIRAATVSSYAKREDHSSAWAGEQERERSSAQTPRRTSKKLWRGFEGRIWSKESESEREEMDRAEYGYGWRRNSIGSWRREHRKMKASSSNNDRRPKVENSPIFSKKRGKEDGERRSTSLRLSRRALFRSESQGLLVSRNIGEEPTERAHWVSSLDVGQSSMGHSKDEGIRLLRAKEEDKRLSSTASLFNLSRSQSLEGSCHSLSPLSSPSFSPSPPSRMSLQRSRSLRDLGRRVFGSMRSLSLKRKPSKK; encoded by the exons GTGCCGTCTCTCTCAGATATAGTGGTATTGCCCTGTCAGAGCAGCTCAGAGGATTGTGGCAGTAATTCAGGGGATGGGACAGTCCACTTCTCATCTGGCAGGGGGAGTAACTCACGCTGGTCTACTCTGTCCTGGGACGCCccctctgacctgctctctCCACCAACACCAGACCCCAGTGGAACGGTCCATCTGGACTGTGACTCCAGACCTAGttcag GTTTCTATTCAGTAAGCGGGAGCTCGCTCTCAGACTCTTGCTACTCTGTGTCCAGTGACGCTGCTCAGGGGGTATCGGTGCCACCGGCCAGACCCCTGAAGCTGTGGGAGCAGGTCCCTCTGTCCTCTGACAACACTGACATCCTGTGGTCAGAAGGTGCAGTGGAGCAACAGCAGCCTGCACTGCAGAGCAGCCAGGAAGATGCTGAACCAACAGAAGGGACACCAGCTTCAG TCCAAAGTGACATTGAAGCAGCCAGTCTGAGCTTTCTGTCTGACCTCTGCTCAGGACTCAGTGACTCCCTGATTTCTTCCCTCATCCCGCTTTTCGaccccacctcctccctccatccaaACCCCCAGCTGGACCCTCGCTACTGCACCGACCTGGTGTCCCGTCGGACCAAAGAGGTGTACCCCTACCCAAGCCCGCTGCATGCCGTCGCCCTCCAGAGCCCCCTCTTCACCTCCCAGAGCCAAGAGAAATCGGCCTCTCCAAGCCCTGAAGGACCCCAACTAGATGAACCACAAGAGTCCAACGCTGATCCAACTCTGCCTCACCAGCCCCAGCAGCCCCCTGGCCAAGCTTCTTTCACCCAGCTGGAGCAATACATCTCTCGACTGGCTCGCCAGTACTACAGCCGGGTAACCTCCTCCACTTCCGATTTCACTTCAGCTGCCACCCCTGGTCAAGTCAGGCACAGAGGCCTTGGTACCCCTGGCAAAAGTCACGGTTCGACCCAGTCCCTTTCTGCCTTTGAGAGCCGCAGTACACCCTCCACCCTGCCAGGGGGCAGCATCACTCCCTGTAAGTCACTGCTGGGAAACTCTGCCAGAATCAGCCTCAGCACCAGTGGAAAAAAAGCTACTAGAAATTCAATCAACCTGGGTAACCTTCCTTCAGCAACCGGAGAGGACTTGAACATAAATCTGCATCTCAACCTCAACTTGAACCTGACTCCTGGTTTAAATTCTAGCCGGGGACTGGTGGACAATCCCAAAAATGGCAGCTGTGGAGCTTTGAGGAGCGATATTTCTTCAACTTCCACGGCCTCTGCTACATCACTCTCCTCCACTACACCCACCCCAGCAGTTAGGGCTCGCCCTCGCATTTCAACATGTCCAAGCAGCCTGAGCCACCGCAGTTCCCTGGAGGTCACTTCAGGGTCTGGACCCACTTCTGGATTTGGGTCATCTGTATTCTGTCGCTCAGTAGACTGGAGCAGCGGTGCTCCACCTGAGACTGGGCCATCAGTGTTTGGTTCAAACTCTGGATCAGCTCCAGGGTCTCAGCGCAGTAGTTTGATCCAAGAGTCCAGCTCCAGTCCCAAGCTGAGTGAAGACTCCCCCATGGTGGGGGAGATCTCACGCCTCTCTGGCCTCTCTAGGGCTGTTGTGGTGGGATTGATGGAACAAGGTGTGGAGCTGGATATTGACTGCTTCCAAACGGATCCGGCAGGTGAGGTGAGGGGTCACAGTAAAACCCACCTGAAAGCCCAGACAGATCATTTACATGATTATACTAGACTAACCGACCTTAATCCCCAGAGACCCATACAGCTGTCTCTCAGTGTCACCCATTCTCCACAGTCTCAGTCTAGCCTCACCCCTCCTCTCTCACACTCCAGCAGCCCCATACACCCCTATCAGTCCATCCATATTCCCTCTTCCCACTATTCCTCACAATGCCACTACCAGCAGATCCCTTCGCCGTCTGACCTTCCCTCTTCCACTgcctcctcccctgcctcccACCCCACCACCAGGGGCCGTTCCCCTCCCCGGCCTCTCCAGCCATCCCCTCTGGGTGCCACCCCGCTCTCTGTTTTCCGACGGGATGCACCCTTCCAGTGCTCCCTGCCTCGCACCAATACAAGGAGCTCTCCTTTGGAGCATGGCGGTATCCAACCAAGGGGTGGCTCACTTCGGCAGAGTGGGGGTAGTGGTGGGTGTAAGAGGGTAGAAGGAGAGGGGCTTTATAGAGGAAAGCATGCCTCCCACAAGCTGATCCGGGCAGCCACAGTAAGCAGCTATGCTAAGAGAGAGGACCATAGCTCTGCTTGGGCTGGGGAGCAGGAGAGGGAGCGATCATCAGCCCAGACGCCCAGGAGGACCTCCAAAAAACTCTGGAGGGGCTTTGAGGGACGCATCTGGAGCAAAGAGTCCGAAAGCGAAAGAGAGGAGATGGACAGAGCTGAGTACGGCTATGGATGGAGGAGGAACAGCATTGGAAGCTGGAGGAGGGAGCATCGAAAGATGAAGGCTTCATCTAGCAATAATGACAGAAGGCCAAAAGTAGAGAACTCCCCCATCTTCTCAAAGAAAAGAGGGAAGGAAGATGGGGAAAGACGCAGCACCAGCCTCAGGCTTTCCAGGAGGGCTTTGTTCAGGAGTGAGTCCCAAGGCTTGCTGGTGTCTCGTAACATCGGCGAGGAGCCCACAGAGCGGGCACACTGGGTCTCCTCATTAGATGTGGGGCAAAGTAGCATGGGCCACAGCAAAGACGAGGGCATCAGACTGCTGAGAGCAAAGGAGGAAGACAAACGCCTGTCCTCCACCGCCAGCCTCTTTAACCTCTCTCGCTCTCAGAGCCTGGAAGGCAGCTGCcattccctctcccctctctcctccccttcctTCTCTCCATCCCCTCCTTCACGGATGTCCCTACAGCGCTCTCGATCACTGAGGGACTTGGGGAGGAGAGTGTTTGGCTCCATGAGGTCCCTGAGTCTCAAACGGAAGCCATCCAAGAAGTGA